One window of the Gambusia affinis linkage group LG13, SWU_Gaff_1.0, whole genome shotgun sequence genome contains the following:
- the agpat4 gene encoding 1-acyl-sn-glycerol-3-phosphate acyltransferase delta isoform X2 has translation MVAALEWWSGTECTLYTDPKSYPLYGKENAIVVLNHTFEIDFLCGWTFCERFGVLGSSKVLAKRELAYVPIIGWMWYFLEIVFCKRKWEEDRTTVAQSLQKLRDYPENYWFLLYCEGTRFTPKKHQVSMQVAESKSLPKLKYHLLPRTKGFYVTVQNLRGTAAAIYDSTLNFRNNEVPTLLGILNGKKYHADLYVRRIPLESVPEDEAECAAWLHKLYQEKDGFQEQYAQMGRFPGSIVSTPRRPWSLINWLFWSCVVLYPLGLLIAQLLSSGSMLTIAAAVVVCSAVSMGMRWMIGQTEIDKSSNYGIKAAPLNNN, from the exons ATGGTAGCTGCCCTGGAGTGGTGGTCTGGGACAGAATGCACGCTCTACACTGATCCAAAGAGCTACCCACTCTATGGAAAAGAGAATGCTATTGTGGTCCTCAACCACACTTTTGAGATAGACTTTCTGTGTGGCTGGACCTTCTGTGAGAGATTTGGAGTTCTTGGG AGTTCAAAAGTTTTGGCCAAAAGGGAACTGGCCTATGTTCCAATCATTGGCTGGATGTGGTATTTCCTCGAGATAGTTTTCTGCAAAAGGAAATGGGAGGAGGACCGGACAACTGTGGCTCAGAGCCTTCAGAAACTGCGGGATTACCCTGAAAACTACTGG TTCCTGCTTTACTGTGAAGGAACACGCTTTACCCCAAAGAAACACCAAGTCAGCATGCAAGTAGCTGAAAGCAAAAGTTTACCTAAACTCAAGTACCATCTTCTTCCCAGAACCAAAGGATTTTATGTAACTGTCCAAAACCTCAGGGGAACTG CTGCAGCTATTTACGATTCAACACTAAACTTCAGGAACAATGAAGTACCAACTCTACTTGGGATTCTTAATGGAAAGAAATATCATGCAGATTTATATGTCAG GAGAATTCCTTTGGAGTCCGTTCCAGAAGATGAGGCAGAGTGTGCCGCCTGGCTACACAAACTTTACCAAGAAAAG GATGGCTTTCAGGAGCAGTACGCTCAGATGGGGCGTTTCCCTGGCTCCATTGTGAGCACTCCACGTCGGCCGTGGTCCCTGATCAACTGGCTCTTCTGGTCCTGCGTGGTCCTTTACCCGCTAGGTCTCCTAATTGCCCAACTGCTCAGCTCTGGATCAATGCTCACCATCGCCGCAGCTGTGGTTGTGTGCTCTGCAG TGTCGATGGGAATGCGCTGGATGATTGGCCAGACTGAGATTGACAAAAGCTCAAACTATGGGATTAAGGCTGCTCCTCTAAACAACAATTAA
- the agpat4 gene encoding 1-acyl-sn-glycerol-3-phosphate acyltransferase delta isoform X1, whose amino-acid sequence MGLLQFLKSQFLCHLIMCYVFLVSGLIVNLIQICTLPLWLVSKQLARKINIRLAYCIASQMVAALEWWSGTECTLYTDPKSYPLYGKENAIVVLNHTFEIDFLCGWTFCERFGVLGSSKVLAKRELAYVPIIGWMWYFLEIVFCKRKWEEDRTTVAQSLQKLRDYPENYWFLLYCEGTRFTPKKHQVSMQVAESKSLPKLKYHLLPRTKGFYVTVQNLRGTAAAIYDSTLNFRNNEVPTLLGILNGKKYHADLYVRRIPLESVPEDEAECAAWLHKLYQEKDGFQEQYAQMGRFPGSIVSTPRRPWSLINWLFWSCVVLYPLGLLIAQLLSSGSMLTIAAAVVVCSAVSMGMRWMIGQTEIDKSSNYGIKAAPLNNN is encoded by the exons ATGGGgctgttgcagtttttaaaatccCAATTTTTGTGCCACCTGATCATGTGCTATGTGTTCCTGGTGAGCGGACTTATTGTCAATCTGATACAGATCTGCACCTTACCTCTGTGGCTGGTCAGTAAGCAGCTGGCCCGAAAGATAAACATCAGACTGGCCTACTGCATCGCAAGTC AGATGGTAGCTGCCCTGGAGTGGTGGTCTGGGACAGAATGCACGCTCTACACTGATCCAAAGAGCTACCCACTCTATGGAAAAGAGAATGCTATTGTGGTCCTCAACCACACTTTTGAGATAGACTTTCTGTGTGGCTGGACCTTCTGTGAGAGATTTGGAGTTCTTGGG AGTTCAAAAGTTTTGGCCAAAAGGGAACTGGCCTATGTTCCAATCATTGGCTGGATGTGGTATTTCCTCGAGATAGTTTTCTGCAAAAGGAAATGGGAGGAGGACCGGACAACTGTGGCTCAGAGCCTTCAGAAACTGCGGGATTACCCTGAAAACTACTGG TTCCTGCTTTACTGTGAAGGAACACGCTTTACCCCAAAGAAACACCAAGTCAGCATGCAAGTAGCTGAAAGCAAAAGTTTACCTAAACTCAAGTACCATCTTCTTCCCAGAACCAAAGGATTTTATGTAACTGTCCAAAACCTCAGGGGAACTG CTGCAGCTATTTACGATTCAACACTAAACTTCAGGAACAATGAAGTACCAACTCTACTTGGGATTCTTAATGGAAAGAAATATCATGCAGATTTATATGTCAG GAGAATTCCTTTGGAGTCCGTTCCAGAAGATGAGGCAGAGTGTGCCGCCTGGCTACACAAACTTTACCAAGAAAAG GATGGCTTTCAGGAGCAGTACGCTCAGATGGGGCGTTTCCCTGGCTCCATTGTGAGCACTCCACGTCGGCCGTGGTCCCTGATCAACTGGCTCTTCTGGTCCTGCGTGGTCCTTTACCCGCTAGGTCTCCTAATTGCCCAACTGCTCAGCTCTGGATCAATGCTCACCATCGCCGCAGCTGTGGTTGTGTGCTCTGCAG TGTCGATGGGAATGCGCTGGATGATTGGCCAGACTGAGATTGACAAAAGCTCAAACTATGGGATTAAGGCTGCTCCTCTAAACAACAATTAA